Genomic DNA from Fervidobacterium thailandense:
TTGGCTCAGAACTTTGCTGTTAGTAATCGCATGTCTTGTTTCGATACATGTAGTAACACTGCGAGATATTGAGAAATGAGCAAACATACGTTCGAAACAGTCATACAGCACGTATAAATAACTTTTCTGAATATTGACTGCTTTTACTGTGGGAGTACAATTGGCATGTACGTTTGAGAATCCGCATAAATACTGTCTCTTGTATTTTCTTTGTTTCCAAAGCGAATTTGGAAAAAGGTGCTTGACAAATTTTCATCGATGTGGTATAATATATGGTGACGTTGCTTGAAACCCCAGGAAAACTGGGGCTTTTTTATTTTTAATGGATAATTAAGGAAATTAAAAAAGCCCGGGATGGACATCCCGGGCTTTTGTTTGCTTTATTTCTTTTACCTTGAAAAAATAACATTTTCAGCTGCTTTGATCACGGGATAGACCGTTGGTGCTGCGGTTAAAAGTGGATGAGTTCCTATTTGCATGGTGTAAAGTTCAGAGACGGTCATCCGCTTTTGTATCGCGAGTCCAATGAAGTTGATTATTTCACCGGCGGAATCTCCTCCAACGACCTCTCCACCAAGTATCGTACCACATTCTTTGGCAACGATGAGTTTCACTATTTGCTTTTTCGCGTTCGGTAGTGTGCCTGGGTGCTTATCAATTGCTTCAGCATAGCCAACCATTACATCAAAACCGTTCTTTTTTGCTTCTTCTTCAATTAAACCAGCGGATCCGATTGCCAACGTCCCAACCTTGGTCGAGAAGATCGCAATAGTTCCAAGGAAAGTCCTAACCGTTGAGAGCTCGTAGAGATTAGCTCCAGCTATTCTTGCTTCTGTAGTTGCTGTGGAAGCGAGCATAACGGGGACGCTTCTTCTCGTAACAAAGTCAATTTTTTGTGCGCAGTCTCCAACGGCAAATACATCTGGATCCGTTACTGTGCGCATGTAAGAATCGACCCGAATCATACGATAGCGATTTACCTCGAATCCAGCTTCGATGGCAATTTCGGTATTTGGTACATAACCTGTTGCCAATATGACCGCATCTGCTCTTACTTCTTCACCGTTCTCAAATATTACCGTCTCCACCTTACCGTTTCCCCTTATCTCAAGAATCTTGGCGTTGACCATTATCTTCACACCCAGTTTTTCAAGTTCCTCGGCCGGGAATTTTGCAACATCTGCATCGAAAGCTTTGGGAAGAATGTGCGGCATAATTTCCACAAGGATGACTTCCTTACCTTCAAGGGCAAGCTGCTCCGAAACTTCAACTCCGATGAAGCCGGCTCCGACAACAATGACTCTGTTCAAGCTGGAAAGTTTTTCTTTCATCTTTGCAAGATAATTAGCATCTTTCGGAACTGTGAACACATTCTCAAGTTCTACACCCTTGATCGGAGGGATATACGGTTTTGAACCGAGCGCAAGCACCAGCTTCTCGTAAGAAACTTCTTTCCCTGCGCGCGTATAAAGAATTTTGTTTGTTCTATCGATTTTCACAACCTCGTCGATGAGAAGTTCAATACCCATCTGTTGATAGACTTGACCAGGCATTTGACCTCCTCCCCGCATTAAAATGCGGGGATTCTTCGTGCGGTGTGTTAGCTTACTAACCTTAACCGCACTGGGCTGGCCAAGGCCCCTACTCCTACTCCTGCTACCGAGCTCGGAGATACCTTCTTGAGTATGTTCAAAGCACCGTTTACGTCGGCGTTTAGAACAGTACCACAGCTCGAGCAAACGTACAGACCTCGGTATTTTCTGTTCGCTTTGTCTACCGTTCCACAGCGCGAACACGTTTGCGAAGTGTACGCTTCATCGATTTGGACAACTTGAATGCCGTAGGCTTTAGCTTTGTACTTCAGCTTTTGCAAGAATTTACCATACGGCATCTGATGAAGCTTTTGGTTGCTTTGGCTTCCAATATCGATGTTAGTTATTCCATGGTTAAGTTTGCCAACAACTATTACTCCCACACCATTTTCGACGCAGTAGTCGACGATACTCTTTGATGCTTTGTGCACGAAGTCGTTAACGTAGTTTTGTCTGTATCGATAGAGCCTATGCAATCGCTTCGAGGTCTTGAGTTTTTGTCTATCGAGTACGGACTTTAGTTTGGCTGTTTTCTTGTTCACCAGCCTGAGTTTGGAAAGTAGTACCCTGCCATCGATGATGAAGCTCTTGGCTCCATCAGTGCACGTTGCAAAGTTACTAACACCCAGGTCGATGGCTAAAATCTTGCTTCCATTTAGCTGTGGCTGGTCTTTGAAATCTTGGATAGGTTCTCTGTAGATTATCCTGAGTGAGTAGGAAATGTGCCCAAAGGCTTGATACGGAACAAGTTCAACTTGCTGAATCTTCACGGAATCGAGCGATAGAGTTCTTGGCAACTCTATCCATACGTACTCGGACTCGATTCCGTGGGCTGATTTGAGGTATTCCTTGGTTTGCTTTGAGAGAGACAACCTGAGCTTGCAACCAACGACTTTGAAACCGTTCTCTTTCCAAGTTACTGGGAAATGTCCGTCCTTGGGTTGGTAGCGTGGACGTTTGGTATGCTTATCGAACGTATTCTTCCAGGCAACTTGAAGCTTCTGGAGGACAGCTTGAGCACTCTGAGAATGCAAGTTACGAGCAAAGAAGTTATCTTTGAGCTTATGCTCAAGTTCATAGATAGACACACCGTTCTTCTCTATTTCGTAGTTAGCAACATTCCACAGTTTGGATGCTGAATATGTTAGGTGTCCGAAAATTATAGCAAGTTTCTTATCCGTCTTTCTTGACAGGTCTAAGACAAAGCACTTAGTTACAAATTCTGGCATTCATCGATGTACCTCCTGATAGTTTCGGCAGAAACGTTGCCGTGTGTTGCGATAAAATAAGAGTCTGTCCACAAATGTTTCGAATTGCGCAGTGTTGGGAATTTAGCCCTGAGCTTTCTTGCAGTAGTTCCTTTGACGATTTTTATAATCTCAGCAGGGCTATACTTTGGAGGTGCTGAGAGGAACAAGTGTACATGGTCGGGCATAACCTCTAATGCTAAGATTTCAAAACCGAATTGTTGGGCAATTTCGTTGATTATGCTACAGAGTTCAGTTTTAACGTTGCCGTTCAAAAGCTGCTTCCAATATTTTGGAATCCAGACGAAATGATAGGCGATTTGGTATTTTGCGTGTCGTGAGGATTTAATTGCTACCATATACAATTCACCCCACTATCCATTAATTAACACTTGCGCTCGACTTTATTATACCATATGCAACAAAAATATCAAGGCTCTGTATCCCCGCACTGAAGTGCGGGGCTTTAGAGCCTCCAAATTTTGTAATTCTTTTCAACGGCGCCAAGTTCGTGGAAGATGTAGGGAATACCACATGGAACTAAAGGATTTTCGTCTTTTCGTATTACAAGGAAACGCTTCTCAGGATACGCACGTTTCCCAGTTGCAGCCGTTACAATCAATGCCTGCAGCACTTCCGCCAACAACTACCACGTCGAACTTCTCCATGCTAAAGCACCTCCAGTTAAAATATAAAATATAGAGTAAGCTTGTCGACAAATCTTATTATATCCTCTTGTGATCAAAAGCGCAAGGTTTATAAAGGTTTATAGTTGTGTTATTTTTTCGAGAGCAAAACCACACTTCGAGCCGGAACGACAAGTTCCTGTCCCAGCTTGAGAACACCTTTCTTTTGACCAAAGGCAAAATTTTCCCCATCAAATCGAGCTTCCCACAGAATTTCGTAATCATCATCCAGCGTAAAAGTTGAATTCCTTCTTAGGTTTATGTTTAGCAAAACAAGAATCGTCTCATCTTTGCAGTAAACTTTGTATGCGTACAAATTCCTCGAATCTGTTATTATTTCAACACTCCCATTTCTCAGCGCTTCGTAGCTCTTTCGCAACTCTACTAAACTTCTGAAAAAGTTCAAAATTGAGAGTGGGTCTTTGTCCTGTTCTTCCACTGAAAT
This window encodes:
- a CDS encoding FAD-dependent oxidoreductase; protein product: MPGQVYQQMGIELLIDEVVKIDRTNKILYTRAGKEVSYEKLVLALGSKPYIPPIKGVELENVFTVPKDANYLAKMKEKLSSLNRVIVVGAGFIGVEVSEQLALEGKEVILVEIMPHILPKAFDADVAKFPAEELEKLGVKIMVNAKILEIRGNGKVETVIFENGEEVRADAVILATGYVPNTEIAIEAGFEVNRYRMIRVDSYMRTVTDPDVFAVGDCAQKIDFVTRRSVPVMLASTATTEARIAGANLYELSTVRTFLGTIAIFSTKVGTLAIGSAGLIEEEAKKNGFDVMVGYAEAIDKHPGTLPNAKKQIVKLIVAKECGTILGGEVVGGDSAGEIINFIGLAIQKRMTVSELYTMQIGTHPLLTAAPTVYPVIKAAENVIFSR
- a CDS encoding RNA-guided endonuclease InsQ/TnpB family protein; this encodes MPEFVTKCFVLDLSRKTDKKLAIIFGHLTYSASKLWNVANYEIEKNGVSIYELEHKLKDNFFARNLHSQSAQAVLQKLQVAWKNTFDKHTKRPRYQPKDGHFPVTWKENGFKVVGCKLRLSLSKQTKEYLKSAHGIESEYVWIELPRTLSLDSVKIQQVELVPYQAFGHISYSLRIIYREPIQDFKDQPQLNGSKILAIDLGVSNFATCTDGAKSFIIDGRVLLSKLRLVNKKTAKLKSVLDRQKLKTSKRLHRLYRYRQNYVNDFVHKASKSIVDYCVENGVGVIVVGKLNHGITNIDIGSQSNQKLHQMPYGKFLQKLKYKAKAYGIQVVQIDEAYTSQTCSRCGTVDKANRKYRGLYVCSSCGTVLNADVNGALNILKKVSPSSVAGVGVGALASPVRLRLVS
- the tnpA gene encoding IS200/IS605 family transposase is translated as MVAIKSSRHAKYQIAYHFVWIPKYWKQLLNGNVKTELCSIINEIAQQFGFEILALEVMPDHVHLFLSAPPKYSPAEIIKIVKGTTARKLRAKFPTLRNSKHLWTDSYFIATHGNVSAETIRRYIDECQNL